The genomic region CGACACATCGGTCAGGGCCGATTTTATGTGGGCTGGCATATCATCGGGCCCTTCGCAGGTATGGCGATAGAGGCTTGGGTTTTCCTGCACCATTTGGCCAAAGAAGGTTTCAAGATCAAACCGCACATCCGGATCAGCATTTTCCTGGATGGTCAGGCTGGCCGAGGTGTGACGGACAAAGATGGTCAGTTGCCCGCGCACCAGACCGGTCCCGGCCACCCATGACTGGATCGGTTCGGTGACTTCGTAAAGTCCCTGACCGCTGGTGGTGATTTCAAGAGTGATCTGATCTTGCGAAAGCATGATACCCGTCCGGCTTTGGGCCGGACGGGATCACGTGATCAGTCCGTCAGGCCGCAGTTTTGAGCTCATCCTGATCGTAGAAGCGAAGGGCGGTCATGGCAAGGTTGCCGAACTCGTAACTGTCATGAAGAAGATCAGGTTCGAAATCATCGGATGCAGCACCCAGCGCAACATAGAAGGGCATCAGGTGATCGTCGTCCGGATGCGCCATGGCGGCGTGGGGGGCGAGGCTTCTG from Thalassospira indica harbors:
- a CDS encoding secondary thiamine-phosphate synthase enzyme YjbQ; its protein translation is MLSQDQITLEITTSGQGLYEVTEPIQSWVAGTGLVRGQLTIFVRHTSASLTIQENADPDVRFDLETFFGQMVQENPSLYRHTCEGPDDMPAHIKSALTDVSLTIPVSNGRAVLGTWQGIYLFEHRRAPHHRKVTLHLIGE